A genomic region of Alnus glutinosa chromosome 11, dhAlnGlut1.1, whole genome shotgun sequence contains the following coding sequences:
- the LOC133881161 gene encoding uncharacterized protein LOC133881161, with amino-acid sequence MKLLVYLYPFHHFPPNPFSPQISSSLNPIYRHPRPPPPSNTHEPAISTNVQQHVGSISVSIFGSSSISISTGAVGPAPSPSPDLREAPPFVLHLQATLSSLEKIRQLGPLHLLQEEDEISQIEDEPKLECLHLPQDMNLFRLKITFLKMNRSENLVEDNICIKMKMNQSRSLIEYQSIVAMY; translated from the exons atga aattactcgtatACCTATACCCATTTCaccattttcccccaaacccattttccccccaaatctcTTCCTCCCTCAACCCCATCTACCGCCACCCACGACCACCACCACCGTCGAACACCCACGAGCCCGCCATCAGTACGAACGTACAGCAGCACGTCGGCTCCATCTCCGTCTCCATCTTCGGATccagctccatctccatctcgaCCGGTGCGGTGGGTccagctccatctccatctccggaTCTCCGTGAAGCTCCACCGTTTGTTCTCCATCTCCAGGCAACACTCTCATCGTTGGAAAAGATCAGACAATTAG GCCCACTACATTTGCTTCAGGAAGAAGATGAAATTTCTCAAATTGAAGATGAACCAAAGCTGGAATGTCTACATTTGCCTCAAGATATGAACTTGTTCAGATTGAAGATAACCTTCTTGAAAATGAACCGAAGCGAGAACTTAGTCGAAGATAACATTTGCATCAAGATGAAGATGAACCAAAGCAGAAGTCTAATCGAATATCAAAGCATTGTTGCAATGTATTGA